Within Seriola aureovittata isolate HTS-2021-v1 ecotype China chromosome 12, ASM2101889v1, whole genome shotgun sequence, the genomic segment GTGCCATGTTGAAAAATGCCCATAATAATTTTCTGTAGCCCTGTAGCCCATGGGGATGTATTCATATTACTTGTTTTCTTtgatcaacagtccaaaacccaaagatactcTGTTTACTATCTTATATGTAGAAGAAATGCATCAAGTTctgcatttttgcttaaaaaatgactaaaacgaATAATTGATGATCAAAATAGCTGCCAATTAATTTGCCAGTGTTAGAAGTGTTGATTTGTTTCTTATAACAAAGAATATAAAAAGAGCCATATCTAAAAAGGCACCGTCAATGAAAAGAGCAATAGTTGCAGCGAACGTACAGTTCAACACGCAACAGGTCAGACATAAACTAAATGTATCCCCTTGTATGGCACATGACAGGGATTGGCTGAATACCTACTGAATGGTATAACATTCACTCAGAAAATGTAAGCATATTTTCCTTTAAGCTGGATTTAGTGAGTGTTAAATGCAGTTTGCCTGCAACAGAGAATGTGGCACATATTATCAAGCATGTTCTTACAGTTCtcctgctgacctctgacctcacaaaCTGCCAGACCCACAGGAAGGCCACGCTGCAGACCCCTCACCAAATGCATTCCCAGATCCTTTTACTTTTATCACCCTTCACCCCTTCGACCCACCCAACGCTTTATGAGAAAATGCTCAGCTTGCAGAAACGTTTTAAATAGAGCCGTAGTTTTGTTGTCCAGCTGTTATGTAAGTTTAGTGTAATcatggtgttgttgttttccttccaCAGATTTTGAAGATCTGTTTGATGACGAGGACATCCAGTGAGAGAGACATGTCAACATGTCCTCGAGGGAATGATGGATGATATTCACACAACTCCacaccacatttttttttgtggaaagcAAACCAGCCATTTACTGTCTAATGACATACAATTTCCTTTCATAGTTGTCCTAGTTTCAGGCTTTTTTAAAACATCCTTAAAAAGTCGTCACCGGTTCCAGATGTTGTGAAATTCTTGAGATCCCAAGGATTCCTTCATATATGGTATGTTAAAATTATGAGCTTGTATCGTGGTCGTGTCTTTGACTGCTTCTAAACTGGATTGCAGGTTTCAGTGTGCTGGAGAACACCTGTTAGGAACGTAATTATACATATGATGGGCAGAGGCTCTGTATGCTGTCGCCCTTAAACATGCTGCAGATGGTATATGATAAATGATGGCCTGCTAAAATGGCTTAAATTATTTGTATGGCAGTGTGTGATAGTCACATAtgctctgtgtttggttttaTACCAGTGTCTCCTGTTACGTCATAAATTTGTACATATGTGTATAGTAGTCACGCAACTacactttatatttttgtgatgAGTATATATGTGACTGGTTCAAACTCAATAAATAGCACTTTGTATATATGAAGCATTAAGTGCATGTGGATTTGTTTgattcatgttttaaaaataacagggcattttatttgttgttatttttctagATTCTGAAGAATCTAGAAGAtgctttacatttaaaagttttaagatttaaaaatagaaatgaccACTGTGAACATTGCTAAGACTTtttcatatatgtttttattattattaaatgtatatgttaaaaaaaaaattgtacaaaCTTAAGTCAGGGTTAAAGAGCAGATAATACTATCTCTCACCTCAATTATTTATACCAAGCTAATTACAATTAGAAAGATAGTGACATAATTAGTCATAACAGTGTTTACTAATGTAATGCATCATAGCGCTTTGCTCCGAAGACCAGTCTGATCAGTTTACAGTCCATTTACAGTAGCTCTTCTGAAGTTGATGGTCATCACATGcaaatttagtttttctaaGCTCCTGGCTACGAAATCAAAAGTTATGTTTTCTTTAGAAGTCCGTACAGTGCTCAAAAAAAGTGAATCTTTATCATTTCATGACAACTGGGCAGACTCCATCGCGTGACGAAGAGCATGTGTAGGGATGAAACAATAAGCtaatctgcaaatattttgattatcattaaatcatttgtaattttcaaggaaaaaaataccCACAAATTTGacgatttgctgcttttctttgtcgtaAGTGCTGGAAACCGGTTGTTGTttggacaaagaaaaacatttgaaaaaacaacctCAGAGTCAATCGTAATGGGCATTTCTCACTATTTCCTGACATTatatagaccaaacaattaacaGATGAATTGAGAAATTGTTTCGAGTATTATCAATAATTATCAGCTGTGGCCTTAATTGAAAGCTCCAGGGAAGTGTTGGTCTAAGAATGAACTTTTTACCTCAGATTTTCTATGTACTTTAGCCTACATTTGTTATTTCATCATATGggaaaattgtttttattgtgatatttatttatccagATCTTTACTGAGCCGATAATAGGGTTAACTATAAGACTATTAAATTGTTCCATTACAGCCAAATCTTTAAACTACAGGATATCAGTTTGTTCCAGGAATGTGAAGTACAGAATGTGAAAGCTAATCTGAGGAGCCTAAAGCATCAGGCGCCACTGAGTGTGATAAAGTGCAGCCAATACACAAAATAAGATATGGGAAGAGCATTATACAGAAAGCAATACTTAGCTCATATATGAGAAAGCCTGCAGAGTTTTTGCAGTAAAATGTTGTGAGTGCTGTTGCCATCTGCAGCTATCAGCCGAGCTAGACAGCACACAGACTGCTGTCTGTCTGGAGATTACATCACCACTTTGTAAAAAGCCTGGTTCAGAAATGTTGTCTACAGAACACGTGAGAGAGACATCTAGCTTATGCTTTGcaacatgttatttttcatcCTCAGTTTGTCAGTAAGGTAGATATGATCAAGTATTTACTGCATAATGAGAGACTCCCTCGGTATCAGCGCCAATGAGAGAGCTGATCTGAAGGTCaataatatttacagttttgaaCGAGAGGATATTGAGGTTTTATTACTATTCAGCACAAGTTGTGGACTGATAAGCTTCTGAAGAGCACAAAATGCTAACTGCAGGTTTTTAAAAGCTTGCTGTACAGATTCAGCAAAACAGAGAACTGTGCTGTCAGCACAGACATGTCCAACAGTTATTTACAAGACAATAGTATtaatgacacaacacacacacacacacacacacacacatacataagaacaacaaacaaaaacctctTGATAGTGTAACCGGCAGTACACAGTCCTTTATGATCGGGTTTACAACATGAAGCACAGGCTCAAGGATCAGGGCCAATAAACAGAGGTGTCTTTAATAGTAGGAAATAATCAACTATTAAAAAGTCATGATTAGCCTCTAAAAGGCGCAATATAACTTTTAAATCTGTAAAGGCacagaaataattatttctgCAGAATGAAATCCCAACTGTGAAATGCTTCAACAAATTCTGGGTGTGCAGGACAGATTAGATAAGAACAGGctatcatttatatttcatttacaagACTAAGAGTTTACAGCTAGCATCTCTTGGAGGCTGTATTTAGgaacagcagtgctttgagctagATGCTAActttgcatgctaacatgttcacaatgcTCACATGCTGAATTTTTGCATATTGATCACATCGCTCACCATCTTGATGCACTGCGTTGGCCTGCTAacttttgctaattagcactaaacatgaagtacagctgaggatgatgggaatgtcattagctttgcaGATATTtgttcataaaccaaagtgcCGGAAAAATCTTTCTCTGATGATGGCACTGAAAAGTCAGGGGACCATCTTAAGTGAGTAGGGTTAatcatctggggaccatgacaacctgtaaaaaaaaatctcacagaAATTCATCCAATAGTTTTCTAGGCCACAAATGTCgaacctgctggtggtgctaaaggaaaagtcagaggatcgcCAAAGTGAGTAGGGTTAATCATAAGGGgtccatgaatgtctgtacaacattTCATGGAAATCTATCTGGTAGTTGGTGAGATTTTAAGGCTGGACCAAACGACATCACCATACATAGAGCCACGCTACTAGAGTGACTGAGGATGCCAGAACAAAGAAACATGATCTGTTATTCTCTATAGAAACTGCAACATGAACATAAACATTTCACTAAATGTCTGAGATTTTGAAACTGTGTACATTAACTTTATTTGATGTAAACCCTGATAGCTCTGAGctagaaaatatatttgaaatttattattttgcctttttttcttacattgtAAGTGgtaataaattaaatttgtaagttgtttgtttgttaattcaATCAAACTTTTCCACTTTCCCAcagattttaattattaatggtTTTTTATAACTTTCTGTTGAATTATTTGTATGACTTGCAACTTGAACCACAACTAAAACTTTTACATAAAACCATTTGACAGGCACCATCATTTAACAAGggtctgtgtttttaatgagctTTTCTTTCAGTAGTAGAACGAGACGCTTAATGAGGTTTTCTTACCCCAAATATCTGTTATGTTGCTGTGAATTTTCCATGCAACGAAGGAGACAGCCATCTCTCCTGATGGCTGCTCAGCTTTAAACTGAAGGAGACAGCATTTTGCCTCCTTATGTGACTGCATCAGTTATTCTTAAATGAGTAAATTGCAGGGATCATAGCCCGGGCTGAgtcatcatcagtcagtcaaggGAGGCTCAGTCCGAGGGGACAAACAGTATGAGCGTAGAGAAGCAGCATTTGGGAACTGACTAGCAGACGATGCTTCAGGCAGAATACtagattttgtttcatttttaattttaatccaGACAATATTGACATCTATAACCGAAGCTCTGCCGTACTACATAAGTGATTCCCAGCCATACTTGTACCCCAGAGGCGCTTCTGCAGGTACCAGGAGATACGTGGAAAGATTGTGAAGGAGCTCAactcattaaaagaaaattaggattcaataaaaaaaaaaaaaaaaatccagatatTGAGTAGGCTGTAAAACCTCAGGTTGCAGAGTGTTAATGAGTTAACGAGTAGAAGTCCAAACAAGCAATGGATAATCAGCTGAAATATTTAGCTACAGTTTATTGATAAATTGTTGACACATCCAGCTTTTCCCGCCAGTAGTACAAAAgcaaacataataaatattgtaaataacctccagtttaaaatcaattcaaatgaaTGCATTTGGAACATAAAGGTTTGAGTCATTAAGGGATAACAGGGTTCATCTGACAGGGCTGTATGTACATACATGCAGTCAGGTAATGTTCCTGGTTTCCATAGCTCCTATTTACACATGTTCTGTATATTCCACTGACGCAGGCTGTAGGCTGTACAGGCTACGTGGCACAATCCGAGCATCAGGACCAAACAAACAGCGTTGTTGGCATGCAGGTCCTAATGGCTCTGGcttctacagcagcagcagtttgctTCATTAGTGACCCACTGTATGAGGCCTAGTTCTTCTAATGACTCCAGCTCCAGCCTCCATGTCGCTGAATAAAGACATtcaccagaaaaatgtgtttagaaggttgttttattacttgtgtattttttgaaaCTATTCAATAAACATATCAGTCTGAGAGATTTTACCAATCTGTGGATTCATGAATGATTTCAAATAATACTGATCTGAGTAAGCTGCAGAATCATCACACGTTCAGTGAAAAGATTTTTcagaatatataaaaatatataaacaactAAGTGAAAGAGCAGCTGGTTGCAGACTTCTAACATTACGGCTGACAACAAGTTTAGAAACGTTATCCAACAGGCTGGTGCAACTGCTGCTTGGATAGTGTTGCATCAGTGAAATGAAACTAGTCATGTTCCTGTCATCCAGGACAATGTTGCTCACATATTTGTCAATATACTGATGCAACACAGTTATTATTTCAGGGgtagtttttattccttgccaGTCAGTTTCTCCTTATGGAGATCAAGCACtggaataaaaagacaaaagactgaTTCTTTTAATTTATCTCCAGTAAAGGAAGTTGTTGTTATTTCCTATTTGTCATTAGATTCTGTTcatgcatgttgttttttgttgtgtagcATCAGGACAGTACCATGAATATCAGGACTACCTCTTGCTCTACTGTTTCCACTAGCCGCAGGCGCTTCTTTATAAATCTGTGCTCCTGTAACATAGATCTGCAACTGTGTGGATTTAATagctttcagtttttaaatccGCACCTACTCAGCCATTAATGTAAATTTCAAATCTGAAGATCAGCTAGTAGCTTAGATACACTGTCACCTCACATGATGACCACAAATTCCAAACCTGCGAGGAAAGAAACCTGGCACTAAATGGCACCTTGTTAATGTTTCTCCACTGAGAGCAGTCGTGCTGCTCACCTCTCCTAATTACAGGACCCCTATTGGTTGGACGGATGGCAGTGCAGGAGCCAATCCTGGAGCGCCTAACAGCACGCTGGAGCCGTATGAcatgcctttttgtttttaatgatcaAGTGGGCTCCTTAAAAATGTTTCCCTGCCCGTCTGTCCCATACAGGGGAACTGAGAGGTAGAGTGCTTAGACAGCTTAGACCACAGCGCAGCAAGCTCCCACCCCCCGTCAAGAAGCTTGATCCAGAGAGCCGCTGGATCCGGAGGTGATCTCAGGAGGCCACAACTTCAGCACCTTTGCAGGTAAGGACAGATGTGAGTTCTTCTCGGGCTAAAGTTGATATATTTCCAGTTAATAGAGCCACAGCAACTTCTTGGATGAAAAGTGAGAAAGTCATCAGTTTTGTAAGCCTGAGTGAAACTATAGGAGACAAGCTCTCTTTTTGAGCACAGCAGCTGTAACTCAATATCCACCCGTGCAGTAATAGAGAAGTAAATGTACATTGTTTGATTGTTAAGTCCAGTCCTTCTCTATTTAATATTCTGATATTCAGAACTGAagtcttgtttttctcactAATCCCTGAAAAGCTCCATTACAGCATGTCCCCAATCCTCTCTATTGTTTTGGCATTGGCCAGTTAAATAAAAGCTGTCTCTTTGTTCCACATGCATTGTCCTCTCATGGATTTCTATATCAAACAGATTGCtgaaaaacttaaacaaaaactaaaaagataCAGGGATCAATCCAAGTGTCGTGTCATTGTAATGTTACATCCAGAAGTTTATCCTGCAAATACACTTTTGTTCCAACATTATCACTGAAtattgtttctgtcttttccctcAGGAAgcacataaaactgaaaatggcaCGTTTTGGACGGCCATCGCTTTCCCTGATCCACACAGGGTTCCTGTTAGCGATTGTTTTGTTACCAGGTGAGACTTTGATTACAAATTTTTACCAATTTAAAATATATGTGACTTTAACTGACCTTTGTCACAACCAAATAGCATACTAGTTGCATACAGATGGGAAGCAAACAATTTTGAgttacttgtactttacttatGCGACTTTCTTCTCCGACTCCATTACAATTCAGAGgaaaaatattgtactttttacacTCTACAATGTAGTTTAATAAACTTCACTGTGTCCAAGTACAACtgtaaaatgctacttacacatTAATGATTCAGTgacaatatatacaaatataaagaGAGTAAATATGTAACAACTTCACAGTCACATGGGCTGTTTGTCTGCATAAGAAATACTTTAACTTTTGAtaatttaagtacattttgctgataacacTATTATACTTTAAATTGGATTTTGAAAAGAGTCCTTACTTgtaatttagcatttttatatcactgtgttgctacttttactgaagtaaaagtgcTGAGTACTTCTTCTTGCCCTGGTTTTTTGTCAAAGTCTATTATGAGGGATATATAAGAGGAATTTGGATTAATGAcctttatttctaaaatccttGTTGCAGCCCTGGGCACTGGCACATTAATCTATGGCACAGAGGTATAAAGACACCATTACTCTCATCTCCTTAACAGTAAAGTAGCATGTCTTGTTGATGGCAAGGCATCCTTTACATACTACAAAATCTTTCTAGAGGCATAAAAGACATTCATCCTTGCTCCTTTGGGAGATTTTCCACATTAATAAAACCAGAAGTTTCCGCCATAATCAGCTGACTCGGCTGTTTTCTCATAGTCATAAACTTCTGAAGGAAACCCTGGTGGAGCAAAGGATACTCCGTATGTGGATACATGAGATGCACACAGACGTGTCCCCTCCTTCCCATCTTCTGCTGTAACAGTGAATTGGTAATTGGTTTGTGTGAGGGTCCACTCTTTGTAGTTTTACAGGTTAACATTAAGGAGGCCCCCATAAGTTGTATAAACTCCCCCTCCCGGTCTGGTTTCAAAGCCTAACTGAGCGTGTATGGGTCTGGGCAggggtctggaggaggaggaggagtggggagTGGGTGTTTAATCTGCAGGATACAGCCTGTACCGGGGCGCCAGAACCCCAGCACCTGCCGAGTTTCACCCAGGGGCTTATTAGCAGGTCAGCGTTTTCCCTGATGTTGAGGGAAAGCTCAACATCTGGTCTTAGTCAACTAATATCCCTGCTGCTGCTAATTGTGGCTGCTGCTTATGTTTTACAGAGTTTCTGGGGGCGGTTCCAGTGGAGCAgcacaaagaggaggaaggtaAGGATCAGTGATGTGGCATGTAAGACACATTGGCTTTTTAGTCATTTAAATCATGgacatttaaaagaagataTGTGCTGTGAAACTGAATCATCCAACTTGCGTGTATTCAGTCAATAAGCACCACATTAATTTCATTAAGCCATTTCATTTACAGGTGGTGGTCACAATAACACACCCTTACAgtgaaaagctgaaataaattaCTGATAGAATATTGACAACATTTGATTAATCGAATTGTGTGAGTAATTTTacatagaaaaacaacagagtttagtggttccagtttctcaaatgcCTCAAAGATGTCCTACTTTTATTTGACTTAAATGATACTAAACtaaagaaaagcattttaaacGACAATTTTTGGCAACTGGGAACTGGGCATTTTTACTATAAACTTTACACTGATATTCaaaagaccaaacaattaacTTAAAGAAAAGTATTCTGCAGATTAACTGATAGTAACCATTAGTTGCAGTGGGGCCAACTTTTCCATAGGTTGTcagtgcaagcagcttattatgacccacagttacgttttattgttaggtgacCTATTGTGGCTGTAGCAATTATGATGGGAACAAAGGAGGAGATTAAGTGATGTAGCATATTGACAGACAGCGGAGgctggggtggatggatgggttgacaaaacacaggactttgacAGAGGAGATCTGAAACCGATagtcaatgtttttttaaccaagactgttccacaaccttaTCTGCGTGTTTATCataaccatgatgacaaaggtGTGGCCTATTACATGTGATGCTCCTGCAGTATCAGAGGATAGGGACAAACAACCTaaatggttgttcaggttggaggacttgttttTTTGCCACCCTAGTCTCATCCAAAAACTCCTGTCAGAAATACATTTGTGGATGTTCTAGTTTTCAGTTCTTGTTGGTAGTATTTCAGAATCAGTCTAGCTCTCCTGAAATTGAAATGATGTTGTCGCACTGGGCTGCTTTATATAATTTCTAATTtgataaaataacagcagcacCAAACAACATGATGTCGTCCATCTACTCTCATCAAATACCAAAGAACATCTTGTATATCATATCCACAAACAAAACTCATCCAGTTTTAGAGGCAACAGAACAAAAACGGCTAGAAAGCCTTTTTAAATACACCTACAAACGAAACGCAAATACATGTTTGCTTTAGATGATAAGACTGATACCCTTGTGGCTGAAtggtaaatataaagctacagccagcagctggttagcataACTAAacacaaagagtgaaaataGGGGTAAACAGCCATAAGCTATTACAGCATAACCTCCCATAAAATGGCAAATTAAGCTttttacactttcttttttgtacATATCAAACAAAAAGATGTAATATATAAATCAGTAAGCTTTAGAGGACTCCGGACAGAGAGAGGTTAGctgtttctcctgtttccagtgtttatgctaagctaagccaaCCCCCTGTTCATCAGAAGGCAAGAAAGTCAATAACACGCTCTTGTCTGTGCCTATAAATAGTGAACTAAGATCACTGTGAGGACACAACAGTACATTTTTTTCAGACATCTTCCATACACACTCATACCAGCACCGTTAACTTGGTCACCTTTGTCCCTCTTTTCTCCCATCAGTGACTGCAGTGTCTGGTGATGTGAAAGCCGAGGCCATGGCCAACCTGAATAAACTTGTTCGTAACAGAAGGAACGTCCCCTTCTTTACTGTGCCCCAGTTCAAACGCCTGCCAGATTTCTGGGGATGGTACAAGTACTTCATGGATAGCCACAACCAGGAGGGAGTGAGTGGAGTTTGTTTCACATTAATTATTCAGCTTCTCCCCGTCAGGATTATGAAAcagtttcttcttttaaaattgACGCAACAATTTGCATCGCTATGCAAAATGGAAAATAGAACAATTTAAAGAGCTATTTGATATAGATTTAAAACATTCCTCATTTGTCATAGCAATAATTCTTTATTGCTCAGACTATTattatatactattatataaacatattaatATTCCATTATCCTCTTAAAATGCTGAGATTCTTTTTAATGCAGCTCATGTTCCAGCCTGTCTTCGTAGTGCCAGTGAGACCTCTGTGGTTTAAGAGTCAGGCTGTATGGTTTGAGTAACAAGACAGCGAGCTGAAAAAGTACATGCATTCCTCCACAGAGGATTTGTCTGAAAGTTTTCATCTATATCAAGAGCTTCATTTGAATTCTTTTAGTTTTAgatttctttgctgttttattcTCTGTGGCATGTGAATCATTTCAGATCAGATaggatttattcattttgtctctttttcatcCTGCTCTTCAGATTGAGGATCTGGATCGTCTGTACATGGCCTACCTGCAGAACAAGCACAGGTCAGAGGAGGGGCCCACCTTCAACCACTACCTCAAGCACCTCAGTGAAATCTACAAGACCTGTGCCGATTCTGATGATCCCGAGTGCATCGCAGAGTCCACCAGCAAGCCAAAGGCTGCATTGGTGATGCCCGCCCCCATCAAGTCTGCTGCCGTCAGGCTGTGCAACCCCTACATCGACCCATACTGCCTCTTCCCCGTCCTCCCCAAGGCTGCAGCCCAAGAGCCCGAGCCAGCTCCAGCCAAGGTACCAGCTCCCATCCTCACCCCCCTGCTGCCCATGCCCCTGAAGGGCCCCTCTGGCTTCTACTACTATGCCCCCGTCCTGGAGCCCTTCCTGAGTGCTGAACAGAAGGCTGAGCTGCTGAGGATCTGCAACTCTGAAGATGTGGAGTGTCTGCAGTATCACCTGAGAGCAGCTTATGGCTACCGCCCAGCTCCTGGCCCAGCCCCATCCTATTCTGCCCTCAAATGTGACCCCAAGGACCCCTACTGCAAGCCCCATCTGGTCCAGAAGGCCCCAACCGGCTTCTACCACCTGCTCTACCCTAGCTGTGACCCAGCAGttgatcctctgtgtgtgaccAATGTTGCTGCTCCAGCTCCCCTCTCTGATGAGGAGCCTCCTAAGGAGCAACACTGCAACCCTCTGTTTGACGCTGGCTGCAACCCCCTGACTGCCACCAAGCTGTCCGGTCTCACCAAGCCCGTCCTGGAGTACGCACCCAAAGCTGAGCCTGCActtccagctgctcctctgtccTGCGATCCTCGCTATGACCCATACTGCATACTGGCAGCCGCCGCCGCCCTGCGCAAGGCCCCCCCACAGCTCCCCGAGCACCAGGTCTGAATTTGACGCCTGCTACTAGGATTAAATAGTTCAGTGTTTTGACTAACCTAGTGTAATCTTGCTTGTTGAATGGTTCTGTTAAttgtctcttcttttttattcGGTTTATTAAATGATGTAGTGAAATGAAATGGGTGTTTCATAATGCTTTCACTTGCTATCTTcaatctgcttttgttttgaaccaaaaacacaaatcaatcaatcaatcaaccagGTCCGCTACAAGCTCGGCATCCTCGGCAAGACCAAGGAGGGCTACGACTGCTATGTGCACTATGACAAAGACTGCACCCCAGTGAGGTCTGGCACCGAGGCCAAGGCTGACATCAAGGCTCCAGCCAAGCCCGCCTGCCATCCATTTGACCCCAACTGCAACAAATTTGCATCCCCGTCCGGCGTTGAGGCCCCAAAGCCCGGCAAGGATGGCATAATCCTGCCTGACCCCGACTGTGACCCAGAGTTCGACTACAACTGCCGCCTTCGTCGCGCcgagcctgctgctgctgaggagacCGCCACTGCTGAGGAGAAAGCTGCCGATGAGCCCGCCAAGGAGGCGGTCCCACGCTTTGAAGACTTCCTCAAGAGCGTCATGAGCCAGTACAAATAGATTCCAGATATAACATACCGACAGAACCAACAACTTCTACTTTATTATAACGAAAAATGGGGCTAACTCAGTAAAGTTTTCTGGACTTAATGGACCACAGCCTTCTACCATTAATTACTTCATTACAAAATAATTGAATCAATCGGCACATATTGCAGCTTTTACATAATGAATCTGATTTTCCCACACAATCTGAAGGTTTCCTAATTTTGGTCTGTTTTTATAAAGGGGGAACAATTAAAGAGGGCCAAGCAACTTAGAACATGTGGATTAAATactttgtgtatgtatgtttgtagaAAAGAGTGTTATGTATAGAAGTGTGATAGAGTAGGTGTAGTTTATGTGTCAGCGGGTAAGAATTTCTCTCTGTTGTACATTCTCTGTTTCCATTTGAGTTATCCTGAGtgtatttaatgttgttttccacagttttcTGTAACTCTAAACCTCATAGTGCTTCAtctgtttagtttttatgaAGTTCTAAATaaaagggatttaaaaaaaaaactcctgaattttcttttctaaagGTTTAACAATCCACACACGAAGGTCAGAGACACACCTGCTCTAAAGATAGAAATTTATAAAATCAAGTGATAAGCCTAATAGCAGCAGAACTCCACTTCTTAACTCTGGAGTATACAACacatattttgaatatttttaaccTAATTAGCAGGGGCCTGTTGTTTAAATGCACAGTTTTTCAGCACATGAATCCCCTGTTGTGCAGTTAACATGCAGCATGTAGTTGAGCCTCAGTGTGCCAGCTGGCATGTTGCACCAGTTTATGCTCCGCCATTATGGGAATAGCTAATTGTTGCTGTATCTGCACAATTTGTATTCACACATCATCCctgaaaatatgtgttttgtatgATAGAACATCACATTGCAAAACCCATAATGAATTAGAGATGTACTCTAGTACAACAGAGGTACGGAACTTTCAAGAAATTTCAGACTACATTTGGAAAACCCTGCAGCATCTtgtctttccagaaacagtTATCTAGGTTATGAATGGTAAAGAGAACATTTCAGTTAACATTATGCATTCAAACTTTAAGTAAAAAGCATTTGTGACCTTCCACCTAGACCTGAACCCACCCATCTCTCTTAtgcttgtttttgtaatttcagaGCACAGTGTACTGATTTACATCCATTCCTTGAGAG encodes:
- the and2 gene encoding actinodin2; this translates as MARFGRPSLSLIHTGFLLAIVLLPEFLGAVPVEQHKEEEVTAVSGDVKAEAMANLNKLVRNRRNVPFFTVPQFKRLPDFWGWYKYFMDSHNQEGIEDLDRLYMAYLQNKHRSEEGPTFNHYLKHLSEIYKTCADSDDPECIAESTSKPKAALVMPAPIKSAAVRLCNPYIDPYCLFPVLPKAAAQEPEPAPAKVPAPILTPLLPMPLKGPSGFYYYAPVLEPFLSAEQKAELLRICNSEDVECLQYHLRAAYGYRPAPGPAPSYSALKCDPKDPYCKPHLVQKAPTGFYHLLYPSCDPAVDPLCVTNVAAPAPLSDEEPPKEQHCNPLFDAGCNPLTATKLSGLTKPVLEYAPKAEPALPAAPLSCDPRYDPYCILAAAAALRKAPPQLPEHQVRYKLGILGKTKEGYDCYVHYDKDCTPVRSGTEAKADIKAPAKPACHPFDPNCNKFASPSGVEAPKPGKDGIILPDPDCDPEFDYNCRLRRAEPAAAEETATAEEKAADEPAKEAVPRFEDFLKSVMSQYK